In Prunus dulcis chromosome 2, ALMONDv2, whole genome shotgun sequence, a single genomic region encodes these proteins:
- the LOC117618176 gene encoding LOW QUALITY PROTEIN: putative disease resistance protein At1g50180 (The sequence of the model RefSeq protein was modified relative to this genomic sequence to represent the inferred CDS: deleted 1 base in 1 codon), with product MAEAVVSIVLEGLSNPIIQALKSLKFVGGKVQSAQTQLQIMQGYLKDADASQGRNEAIRIWVASVRDAAYDLEDVIGTYVLKVAFKRKPNVLTWFTGIFIKGVVGLARGTEILAMHLIKEKGPRVVSIWGMGGLGKTTLAKQVYHHDKVKRHFDCLAWVCISQQCQAREILEEILTKLIERKCLVVLDDIWTSDAWSSLQAGFPMNEETESRILLTSRNKEVASYADKNGFLFEPQLLNDDESWELFKKIAIGTEDTNRKIYEHKKELGTEILQYCKGLSLAITVLAGLLARKDTVDEWNTVHKNVYAYIRRGTDLGPDYKGEGYEGVSWLLELSYDNLPFYLKLCFLYLAHFPEDYEIPVSTLTKLWMAESFISSTSVEVMEDVSYMCLSELVGRCMVQVGKHGSSKKIKTGHLHDLMRDLCMSKAKEENFLHIIHYYTFGDIKQTPNGRVQRLAIYLEKTVVGHCSGSYENYAHVRSLLYFVSSYCNWNSKILRSLLRDFTLLRVLKFENMYVRKLPGEIGNLVHLRFLSVKKSFFSEVPSSIANLVCLQTLDLRARCCDFKIPNQNVFSKIEKLRHIYLHQNHSAREKRLLFATEAVNLHTVVNIGIQVSSDLDDFVKITNLRKLGVIMFDGGEKKEKRTNIIFKHLQSLSVDSTLFSGGLHSRSSTFLLIPWNMVLSYPNIYKLRLRGKITELPEDLMCLTNLTKLTLIHFGDLKDDHIKVLEKLPSLRMLFASYGKFPAHLVCSEGGFPFLEFVSLYSLEEFKEWKVEKGAMRSLCKLHIEHCLDLEAVPYGLQCITTLKELTIKRMRLEFCSRLGEGGEDFYKY from the exons ATGGCCGAAGCTGTTGTTTCAATAGTGCTCGAAGGGCTCAGCAACCCTATCATTCAGGCATTGAAATCCTTGAAATTCGTAGGTGGTAAGGTTCAGAGTGCACAAACCCAGCTACAAATCATGCAAGGCTATTTGAAAGATGCAGACGCCAGCCAAGGACGCAATGAAGCAATACGCATTTGGGTGGCAAGTGTCAGAGATGCTGCTTATGATCTTGAGGATGTCATTGGAACTTATGTCTTAAAAGTGGCTTTCAAGAGGAAACCAAATGTTTTGACATGGTTTACTGGCATCTTCATAAAAGGA GTGGTTGGGTTAGCCCGTGGAACAGAGATACTGGCTATGCATTTGATCAAAGAAAAAGGCCCCCGAGTTGTTTCTATTTGGGGGATGGGCGGGTTGGGCAAAACCACTCTTGCAAAACAAGTTTATCATCATGATAAAGTTAAGCGTCATTTCGATTGTCTTGCTTGGGTGTGTATCTCTCAACAATGCCAAGCACGGGAAATTTTGGAAGAAATTCTGACTAAACTCAT AGAAAGGAAATGTTTGGTGGTGCTTGATGACATTTGGACCAGTGATGCGTGGAGCTCTTTGCAAGCTGGATTTCCAATGAATGAGGAAACTGAGAGTCGAATTTTACTCACTTCTCGCAACAAAGAAGTCGCTTCGTATGCGGACAAAAATGGTTTCCTCTTCGAACCACAGTTGTTGAATGATGATGAAAGCTGGGAACTGTTTAAGAAGATAGCAATTGGAACGGAAGATACAA ACCGTAAAATTTATGAACATAAGAAAGAGCTAGGAACAGAGATACTTCAATATTGCAAAGGTTTGTCACTAGCCATCACGGTGCTTGCAGGACTTCTAGCTAGAAAAGATACAGTTGATGAGTGGAATACGGTCCATAAGAATGTTTATGCATATATAAGGAGAGGCACAGACCTTGGGCCGGATTACAAAGGTGAAGGATATGAAGGGGTATCATGGTTATTGGAATTGAGTTACGATAACTTACCTTTTTACTTAAAACTATGTTTTCTCTACTTAGCCCATTTTCCGGAAGATTATGAAATACCGGTGAGTACATTGACTAAACTATGGATGGCAGAAAGTTTTATATCATCAACATCAGTGGAAGTTATGGAAGATGTATCATATATGTGCTTAAGTGAGTTAGTGGGCAGGTGCATGGTTCAAGTTGGAAAACATGGTTCGAGTAAGAAGATCAAGACTGGTCATCTCCACGATCTTATGCGAGACTTATGCATGTCAAAGGCAAAAGAGGAGAACTTTCTCCATATTATTCATTATTATACATTTGGGGACatcaagcaaacaccaaatgGTAGAGTTCAAAGACTTGCCATCTATTTGGAAAAAACAGTTGTGGGACATTGTTCGGGGAGTTATGAAAATTATGCACATGTTAGGTCTTTGTTATATTTTGTCTCAAGCTACTGCAACTGGAACTCAAAGATATTACGGTCACTATTAAGGGACTTCACATTGCTTAGAgttttgaagtttgaaaaTATGTATGTTAGAAAGCTACCGGGTGAAATTGGGAATCTAGTGCACTTAAGGTTTTTAAGTGTAAAGAAGAGT TTTTTTTCAGAGGTGCCATCATCTATAGCAAATTTGGTATGTTTGCAGACTCTAGATTTACGTGCCCGTTGTTGCgattttaaaattccaaatcaaAACGTGTTTTCCAAGATAGAAAAATTGAGACATATATATTTACACCAAAATCATAGTGCAAGAGAGAAACGTCTGTTATTTGCTACTGAGGCAGTGAATTTGCATACAGTAGTCAATATTGGTATTCAGGTATCATCTGATCTAGATGATTTTGTTAAAATAACCAACCTTAGAAAATTGGGAGTTATCATGTTTGACggaggggaaaaaaaggagaaaaggaCAAACATCATATTTAAGCACCTCCAGTCTCTATCAGTGGACTCTACATTGTTCTCTGGTGGATTGCACTCTCGTTCGTCCACGTTTTTGCTAATACCATGGAACATGGTATTAAGCTATCCTAATATATACAAGCTGCGACTACGCGGAAAAATCACTGAGTTACCAGAAGACCTCATGTGCCTTACGAACCTCACCAAGCTTACACTGATACATTTTGGTGATCTCAAGGACGACCACATAAAAGTATTAGAGAAGCTGCCAAGCTTAAGAATGCTTTTTGCTAGTTACGGGAAATTTCCGGCACATCTTGTTTGCTCAGAGGGAGGCTTTCCATTTCTCGAATTTGTTTCTCTTTATTCGTTGGAGGAGTTCAAAGAATGGAAGGTGGAGAAAGGAGCCATGCGTAGTCTCTGCAAATTGCACATTGAGCATTGCTTAGATTTGGAGGCAGTTCCATATGGGCTCCAATGTATTACTACCCTCAAGGAATTAACCATAAAAAGGATGCGTCTTGAATTCTGTAGCCGGCTTGGGGAAGGAGGAGAGGATTTTTACAAATATTGA